From the Pomacea canaliculata isolate SZHN2017 linkage group LG4, ASM307304v1, whole genome shotgun sequence genome, one window contains:
- the LOC112561373 gene encoding putative thiamine transporter SLC35F3 isoform X2, which produces MGVATARPIPKANCLASHGRFLSGLVTAMVTGLTWVGLTQIIKEAELQHLLKSPAGLTYFCSGWLMLAFPPYLLMNVLVKHKNMKEVLRESIAVYAGIQGQEARHWPHVWKTALLLFTWALALYTYFEALWRIEAADVTSLYATNHSFVYMLSWIVLFDKFVAIRILAMIFSITGIVLFAYVDGFTGNTMWGVIIAVTSSSMTAVHKVLYSKFVGDASVGQATLFLSCLGVLCLAFLWPILLAMYLTGAEVVDWERAPWHQAVAASLLLLVYQVLSVCVVHITWKEFIGIGVALSIPVCALVDGLWKSKKLSGMKLAAFALIGVGLLLILLPENWTDLVVKPFKARKKHARRQSNANSANHTLRSRLNRTTYM; this is translated from the exons ATGGGAGTGGCCACAGCTCGTCCCATTCCCAAAGCTAATTGCCTTGCAAGTCATGGGCGTTTCCTGAGTGGACTGGTGACTGCAATGGTGACTGGACTGACATGGGTGGGTTTGACGCAGATCATCAAAGAGGCTGAACTGCAGCACTTACTAAAATCACCAGCTGGCCTGACCTATTTTTGCTCTGGGTGGCTCATGCTGGCCTTCCCACCCTATCTCCTGATGAATGTGCTTGTTAAGCACAAGAACATGAAGGAGGTTCTCAG GGAGAGCATTGCGGTCTACGCAGGAATACAAGGACAGGAAGCACGTCACTGGCCGCATGTGTGGAAGACGGCTCTTCTGCTCTTTACTTGGGCTCTGGCACTGTACACCTATTTTGAG GCACTGTGGCGAATTGAAGcagcggatgtgacgtcactttaCGCCACTAATCACAGCTTCGTATACATGCTGTCTTGGATTGTGCTTTTTGACAAATTTGTTGCCATTCGa ATACTGGCCATGATATTTTCAATTACTGGCATAGTTCTGTTTGCTTACGTGGACGGCTTCACTGGCAATACAATGTGGGGCGTTATTATTGCTGTGACATCATCGTCCATGACAGCAGTACACAAA GTCCTCTACAGTAAATTTGTGGGCGACGCAAGCGTGGGGCAAGCAACACTATTTTTGTCGTGTCTAG GAGTCCTGTGCTTGGCGTTTTTGTGGCCAATATTGCTGGCGATGTATCTAACTGGTGCGGAAGTGGTGGACTGGGAGAGGGCTCCGTGGCATCAGGCTGTAGCAGCCTCGTTACTCCTGCTAG TGTATCaagtgttgtctgtgtgtgtggtgcacatCACATGGAAGGAGTTTATTGGCATTGGAGTTGCACTTTCAATTCCAGTTTGCGCAC TGGTAGATGGTTTGTGGAAAAGCAAGAAGTTGTCCGGAATGAAATTGGCTGCTTTCGCTTTGATTGGAGTGGGCCTCCTTCTTATCTTACTACCGGAGAACTGGACGGACTTGGTGGTAAAACCGTTCAAAGCCCGGAAAAAGCATGCGAGGAGACAGTCCAATGCTAACTCAGCTAACCACACGCTGCGAAGCCGGCTTAATAGAACTACGTATATGTGA
- the LOC112561373 gene encoding putative thiamine transporter SLC35F3 isoform X3 yields MSSSIPQPSVTEDTDIGASEAGIEMGVATARPIPKANCLASHGRFLSGLVTAMVTGLTWVGLTQIIKEAELQHLLKSPAGLTYFCSGWLMLAFPPYLLMNVLVKHKNMKEVLRESIAVYAGIQGQEARHWPHVWKTALLLFTWALALYTYFEALWRIEAADVTSLYATNHSFVYMLSWIVLFDKFVAIRVLYSKFVGDASVGQATLFLSCLGVLCLAFLWPILLAMYLTGAEVVDWERAPWHQAVAASLLLLVYQVLSVCVVHITWKEFIGIGVALSIPVCALVDGLWKSKKLSGMKLAAFALIGVGLLLILLPENWTDLVVKPFKARKKHARRQSNANSANHTLRSRLNRTTYM; encoded by the exons ACACGGATATAGGAGCAAGCGAAGCCGGGATCGAAATGGGAGTGGCCACAGCTCGTCCCATTCCCAAAGCTAATTGCCTTGCAAGTCATGGGCGTTTCCTGAGTGGACTGGTGACTGCAATGGTGACTGGACTGACATGGGTGGGTTTGACGCAGATCATCAAAGAGGCTGAACTGCAGCACTTACTAAAATCACCAGCTGGCCTGACCTATTTTTGCTCTGGGTGGCTCATGCTGGCCTTCCCACCCTATCTCCTGATGAATGTGCTTGTTAAGCACAAGAACATGAAGGAGGTTCTCAG GGAGAGCATTGCGGTCTACGCAGGAATACAAGGACAGGAAGCACGTCACTGGCCGCATGTGTGGAAGACGGCTCTTCTGCTCTTTACTTGGGCTCTGGCACTGTACACCTATTTTGAG GCACTGTGGCGAATTGAAGcagcggatgtgacgtcactttaCGCCACTAATCACAGCTTCGTATACATGCTGTCTTGGATTGTGCTTTTTGACAAATTTGTTGCCATTCGa GTCCTCTACAGTAAATTTGTGGGCGACGCAAGCGTGGGGCAAGCAACACTATTTTTGTCGTGTCTAG GAGTCCTGTGCTTGGCGTTTTTGTGGCCAATATTGCTGGCGATGTATCTAACTGGTGCGGAAGTGGTGGACTGGGAGAGGGCTCCGTGGCATCAGGCTGTAGCAGCCTCGTTACTCCTGCTAG TGTATCaagtgttgtctgtgtgtgtggtgcacatCACATGGAAGGAGTTTATTGGCATTGGAGTTGCACTTTCAATTCCAGTTTGCGCAC TGGTAGATGGTTTGTGGAAAAGCAAGAAGTTGTCCGGAATGAAATTGGCTGCTTTCGCTTTGATTGGAGTGGGCCTCCTTCTTATCTTACTACCGGAGAACTGGACGGACTTGGTGGTAAAACCGTTCAAAGCCCGGAAAAAGCATGCGAGGAGACAGTCCAATGCTAACTCAGCTAACCACACGCTGCGAAGCCGGCTTAATAGAACTACGTATATGTGA
- the LOC112561373 gene encoding putative thiamine transporter SLC35F3 isoform X1 — protein MSSSIPQPSVTEDTDIGASEAGIEMGVATARPIPKANCLASHGRFLSGLVTAMVTGLTWVGLTQIIKEAELQHLLKSPAGLTYFCSGWLMLAFPPYLLMNVLVKHKNMKEVLRESIAVYAGIQGQEARHWPHVWKTALLLFTWALALYTYFEALWRIEAADVTSLYATNHSFVYMLSWIVLFDKFVAIRILAMIFSITGIVLFAYVDGFTGNTMWGVIIAVTSSSMTAVHKVLYSKFVGDASVGQATLFLSCLGVLCLAFLWPILLAMYLTGAEVVDWERAPWHQAVAASLLLLVYQVLSVCVVHITWKEFIGIGVALSIPVCALVDGLWKSKKLSGMKLAAFALIGVGLLLILLPENWTDLVVKPFKARKKHARRQSNANSANHTLRSRLNRTTYM, from the exons ACACGGATATAGGAGCAAGCGAAGCCGGGATCGAAATGGGAGTGGCCACAGCTCGTCCCATTCCCAAAGCTAATTGCCTTGCAAGTCATGGGCGTTTCCTGAGTGGACTGGTGACTGCAATGGTGACTGGACTGACATGGGTGGGTTTGACGCAGATCATCAAAGAGGCTGAACTGCAGCACTTACTAAAATCACCAGCTGGCCTGACCTATTTTTGCTCTGGGTGGCTCATGCTGGCCTTCCCACCCTATCTCCTGATGAATGTGCTTGTTAAGCACAAGAACATGAAGGAGGTTCTCAG GGAGAGCATTGCGGTCTACGCAGGAATACAAGGACAGGAAGCACGTCACTGGCCGCATGTGTGGAAGACGGCTCTTCTGCTCTTTACTTGGGCTCTGGCACTGTACACCTATTTTGAG GCACTGTGGCGAATTGAAGcagcggatgtgacgtcactttaCGCCACTAATCACAGCTTCGTATACATGCTGTCTTGGATTGTGCTTTTTGACAAATTTGTTGCCATTCGa ATACTGGCCATGATATTTTCAATTACTGGCATAGTTCTGTTTGCTTACGTGGACGGCTTCACTGGCAATACAATGTGGGGCGTTATTATTGCTGTGACATCATCGTCCATGACAGCAGTACACAAA GTCCTCTACAGTAAATTTGTGGGCGACGCAAGCGTGGGGCAAGCAACACTATTTTTGTCGTGTCTAG GAGTCCTGTGCTTGGCGTTTTTGTGGCCAATATTGCTGGCGATGTATCTAACTGGTGCGGAAGTGGTGGACTGGGAGAGGGCTCCGTGGCATCAGGCTGTAGCAGCCTCGTTACTCCTGCTAG TGTATCaagtgttgtctgtgtgtgtggtgcacatCACATGGAAGGAGTTTATTGGCATTGGAGTTGCACTTTCAATTCCAGTTTGCGCAC TGGTAGATGGTTTGTGGAAAAGCAAGAAGTTGTCCGGAATGAAATTGGCTGCTTTCGCTTTGATTGGAGTGGGCCTCCTTCTTATCTTACTACCGGAGAACTGGACGGACTTGGTGGTAAAACCGTTCAAAGCCCGGAAAAAGCATGCGAGGAGACAGTCCAATGCTAACTCAGCTAACCACACGCTGCGAAGCCGGCTTAATAGAACTACGTATATGTGA
- the LOC112561374 gene encoding coiled-coil domain-containing protein 153-like isoform X1, translating to MPPKKKGKGKGRGKKKKDDATLELEDKYKRTMDEIEALKDHLALRSELTRRAQSASAQVYERMTQSEKMLQEQIDDQKAISADMTRQYKTMQTEMGLRIHQLETELGKTQAHLEHAKFELQQAREEKDRSVKDRDEEISELKMKVSSMEKAYEAILREALDGLMAKIDLAHDNWEVKSTNIQGKTKQAVLEFGLNPLDI from the exons ATGCCTcccaaaaagaaaggaaagggcaaaggaagaggaaagaagaaaaaagatg ATGCAACACTTGAACTGGAAGATAAATACAAACGAACAATGGATGAAATTGAGGCGCTGAAAGATCATCTTG cACTGAGGAGTGAGCTCACTCGACGTGCACAGTCAGCTAGTGCCCAGGTTTATGAACGCATGACTCAATCAGAGAAAATGCTGCAGGAGCAGATTGATGACCAAAAAGCAATCAGTGCAG ATATGACAAGACAGTACAAGACCATGCAAACAGAGATGGGACTCCGCATCCACCAGCTGGAGACAGAACTAGGCAAAACTCAAGCTCATTTGG AGCATGCGAAATTTGAGCTACAACAAGCCAGAGAAGAGAAAGATCGATCAGTGAAGGATAGGGATGAAGAAATTTCAGAACTAAAGATGAAAGTCAGTTCCATGGAAAAAGCATATGAAGCTATTCTTAGG GAGGCTCTTGATGGATTGATGGCCAAGATTGACCTTGCACATGACAACTGGGAAGTAAAGTCCACGAATATTCAAGGAAAGACGAAGCAGGCCGTGTTGGAATTTGGTCTTAATCCACTGGACATATAA
- the LOC112561374 gene encoding coiled-coil domain-containing protein 153-like isoform X2, producing the protein MDEIEALKDHLALRSELTRRAQSASAQVYERMTQSEKMLQEQIDDQKAISADMTRQYKTMQTEMGLRIHQLETELGKTQAHLEHAKFELQQAREEKDRSVKDRDEEISELKMKVSSMEKAYEAILREALDGLMAKIDLAHDNWEVKSTNIQGKTKQAVLEFGLNPLDI; encoded by the exons ATGGATGAAATTGAGGCGCTGAAAGATCATCTTG cACTGAGGAGTGAGCTCACTCGACGTGCACAGTCAGCTAGTGCCCAGGTTTATGAACGCATGACTCAATCAGAGAAAATGCTGCAGGAGCAGATTGATGACCAAAAAGCAATCAGTGCAG ATATGACAAGACAGTACAAGACCATGCAAACAGAGATGGGACTCCGCATCCACCAGCTGGAGACAGAACTAGGCAAAACTCAAGCTCATTTGG AGCATGCGAAATTTGAGCTACAACAAGCCAGAGAAGAGAAAGATCGATCAGTGAAGGATAGGGATGAAGAAATTTCAGAACTAAAGATGAAAGTCAGTTCCATGGAAAAAGCATATGAAGCTATTCTTAGG GAGGCTCTTGATGGATTGATGGCCAAGATTGACCTTGCACATGACAACTGGGAAGTAAAGTCCACGAATATTCAAGGAAAGACGAAGCAGGCCGTGTTGGAATTTGGTCTTAATCCACTGGACATATAA